In Amycolatopsis sp. FBCC-B4732, the genomic stretch CCCGGGGCACCTGCAGTACACGCGGAACATGGTGACCGGCGCGTCGACGGCGGACCTGGCGCTGGTCCTGGTGGACGCGCGCAAGGGCGTGCTGGAGCAGTCGCGGCGGCACGCGTTCCTCGCCTCGCTGCTCGGGATCGGGCACCTCGTGGTGTGCGTGAACAAGATGGACCTCGTCGGGTGGTCGGCGGCGCGCTTCGAGGAGATCCGCGAGGAGTTCCGGCGGTTCGCGATGAAGCTCGACGTCGCCGACCTGACGTTCGTGCCGGTTTCGGCGCTGCACGGCGACAACGTCGTCCACCGCAGCGCGAGCATGCCCTGGTACGAGGGGACTTCGCTGCTGCACCAGCTCGAAGAGGTGCACGTCGCCTCCGACCGCAACCTGATCGACGCCCGGTTCCCGGTGCAGTACGTCATCCGCCGGCCGGACTTCCGCGGCTACGCGGGCACCATCGCGGGCGGGGTGTTCAAGCCGGGCGACGAGGTGGTGGCGCTGCCGTCGGGGTTCACCTCCCGCGTCCGCGCGGTGTGGGGCCCCGGCGGGACCCCGCTCGCGGAAGCCTTCACCGGCCAGGCGGTGACGGTCGAGCTGGCCGACGACCTGGACCTAGGGCGCGGCGCGATGCTCTGCCGCCCGGGCAACCGCGCGGAGACCGCGCGCGAGGTCGACGCGCTGGTGTGCTGGTTCTCCTCGCGGTCGTCGCTGACGCCGGGCGCCACGTTCGCGGTGCGGCACACGACGTCCGAGACGCGGGGCACGGTGGAGAAGCTGGAGTACCGCCTCGACGTGACGACGCTGCACCGCGACTCCGCGGAATCGTTGTCCTTGAACGACATCGGCCGCATCCGGCTGCGCACGCGGGCGCCGCTGCTGTTCGACCCGTACCGCCGCAACCGCGCCACGGGCGGGTTCCTGCTGGTCGACGAGCACACCGGCGACACGGTCGCGGGGGGCATGATCACCGGCGCCCCGGCGTCCCCGGTCGTCTGGCACACCGCGGCGGTCCGCCGCGAGGACCGCCCGACCCGCGGCGCGACGGTGTGGCTCACCGGCCTTTCGGCATCGGGCAAGTCGTCGGTGGCGGTGGAGCTCGAACGCCGGCTGGTCGCGGCCGGCCGCCCGGCGTACCTCCTCGACGGCGACAACCTGCGCCACGGACTGAACGCGGGCCTCGGTTTCAGCCCGGAGGACCGCGCGGAGAACGTCCGGCGGGTGGCCGAGGTGGCCCGCCTGTTCGCGGACGCGGGCGTGGTGGCGATCGCGTCCCTGATCAGCCCTTATGCGTCGGACCGGGCTCGCGCGCGGGAGGTGCACGCGGACCTGCCGTTCGTGGAGGTCTTCGTGGACACGCCCCTGGAGGTGTGCGAGGCACGCGACCCGAAGGGGATGTACGCGAAGGCGCGTGCCGGGGAGATCAAGGGGTTCACCGGCGTCGACGCGCCGTACGAGCGGCCGTCCTCGCCGGACCTGATCCTCCACCCGGCCGACGGCGACCCGGCGACCATGGCCGCCGCCGTCCAGGCCCTCCTCGACGACCTCGGCTAACCGGCTTCGAGCACGAAGAACAGGAAGCTCGGGAAGGTGTCGAGGATCGGGAAGTCGTCCGGGAACAGCTCGCGGGCCGCCGCCGTGGGCCGGGGTTCGTGGACGACGGCGATCCGGAACCCCGCCGCGGTGAACGCGTCGGTCATCGCGTGCAGCGGCTTGTTCCAGAAGGTCATCCGGGCGACCTGTCCGTGCATCGGGAATTCGTCGGTCCAGGTGTAGTGCGCGAAGTAGTCGGGCCGGGGGCCTTCCTGGCGGTGCGTGAGGTTGACCATGAGCGGGTGGTTGACCGAGGCGATCAGCCGGCCACCGGGTTTGAGCACCCGGCGCAGCTCCCCGAGCGGTGGCGCCCAATCGCGCAGGTAGTGCAGCACGAGCGAGGCGGTGACGAGGTCGAACTCCCCGTCGGGGAAGGGCAGCGGCTCGGCGAGATCGGCGACGCGCAGATCGGCGTCTTCACCGAGCCGCTTCCGCGCCAGGTCGACCATGCCACCGCTCTGGTCGAACCCGGACACCTTGGCACCCCGGTCCCGCAACGCGGCGAAGAGCGGACCGGACCCGCACCCGGCGTCGAGCACGCGCTGTCCGGCCACGTCCCCGGCGAGCGCGATGGCCGCGGGCCGTTCGTAGTGGGCGTTCATCAGGCTGGACTCGTTCTCGGCCGCGTAGGCCTCGGCGAAGCTGTCGTAATCGGCAGTCATCCGTTCATCCTGCCGGAAGCACGAACCCCGAGTCGTAGGCCCGGATCACGGCCTGGGTCCGGTCGCGGGCGCCCAGCTTCGCCAGTACGTTGCCCACGTGGGTCTTCACCGTCTGAACACCCAGGTACAGCTCGCCCGCGATCTCCACATTGGACAGTCCGAGGGCCATCAGGCGCAGGACTTCGCGTTCCCGATCGGTCAGGTTGACGCTCGCCAGCCCGTCGCCGGCCGGGGCGTGGCCGGCCGCCAGGCGGCGGATCGCCGCCGGGAACAGCAGGGACTCCCCCGCCGCCACGGTCCGGATCGCCGTCACGATCTCCTCCGGCCGGGCCCGCTTGAGC encodes the following:
- the cysC gene encoding adenylyl-sulfate kinase, whose translation is MQLLRIATAGSVDDGKSTLIGRLLFDSKAIFTDQLAAVERASRERGEDYPDLALLTDGLRAEREQGITIDVAHRYFATPKRKFIIADTPGHLQYTRNMVTGASTADLALVLVDARKGVLEQSRRHAFLASLLGIGHLVVCVNKMDLVGWSAARFEEIREEFRRFAMKLDVADLTFVPVSALHGDNVVHRSASMPWYEGTSLLHQLEEVHVASDRNLIDARFPVQYVIRRPDFRGYAGTIAGGVFKPGDEVVALPSGFTSRVRAVWGPGGTPLAEAFTGQAVTVELADDLDLGRGAMLCRPGNRAETAREVDALVCWFSSRSSLTPGATFAVRHTTSETRGTVEKLEYRLDVTTLHRDSAESLSLNDIGRIRLRTRAPLLFDPYRRNRATGGFLLVDEHTGDTVAGGMITGAPASPVVWHTAAVRREDRPTRGATVWLTGLSASGKSSVAVELERRLVAAGRPAYLLDGDNLRHGLNAGLGFSPEDRAENVRRVAEVARLFADAGVVAIASLISPYASDRARAREVHADLPFVEVFVDTPLEVCEARDPKGMYAKARAGEIKGFTGVDAPYERPSSPDLILHPADGDPATMAAAVQALLDDLG
- a CDS encoding methyltransferase domain-containing protein; its protein translation is MTADYDSFAEAYAAENESSLMNAHYERPAAIALAGDVAGQRVLDAGCGSGPLFAALRDRGAKVSGFDQSGGMVDLARKRLGEDADLRVADLAEPLPFPDGEFDLVTASLVLHYLRDWAPPLGELRRVLKPGGRLIASVNHPLMVNLTHRQEGPRPDYFAHYTWTDEFPMHGQVARMTFWNKPLHAMTDAFTAAGFRIAVVHEPRPTAAARELFPDDFPILDTFPSFLFFVLEAG
- a CDS encoding response regulator transcription factor; this encodes MSVGVLLVDDEPLIRAGLRAIVDSEDGLSVVGEATDGAEVPGLVARLRPDVVLMDVRMPAVDGIAATTHLMSTVDPPKVVVVTTFENDDYVYDALRAGASGFLLKRARPEEIVTAIRTVAAGESLLFPAAIRRLAAGHAPAGDGLASVNLTDREREVLRLMALGLSNVEIAGELYLGVQTVKTHVGNVLAKLGARDRTQAVIRAYDSGFVLPAG